The DNA window ccaaaaaattcattaaaaggCGTAAATGATTACAATGATGATAACATTTGAAAAATGCATATTACATCAGCTCATATTCCTTCTCCAGGTGATACTCAAAGTTAATAACATCTTCTCGAGCAAAGAAACATTTCTTGAGCTATAGAATTAAGATATTTGGTATTCTGTCACAACTATCCAAAGGGGTTTATCCTGGTCCTGTCTTCTGGACATATAGCAGTTTCATTCTTCACGTCACAATCAGTCCTCCAATGCTGGTGTGTTCCCATTTGTGATCTTACCCTTCCCTTTCTTCTTAGCATGTTTTTTTGCTGCAGACCGATCAAATACATTAGTCCACTACACCTCTAGCAGAAGTTGTACGGTTAAAAGAGAAGGAAATGGTTAAAATACCTTGTCTCCTTTTAGCTTCAGATTTGGCAAAGAAATCTCTCCATTCATCTGTAAGGACAAAAACAGGctcctcttcttcatcttcatcttcatattCAAAGTTCTCACCTTCATTTTGCATCATTCTTCAGATGAAGACACACacaaaaaagttaaaatctACAGGATGAAAGAGCCTTAAGATTGACAGCTCTAACACAAGGGTAACATCACAAACGCACAGCTTCACATGTATACCAAAAAGGAATCATGCCAGTGAGATTCTAGGTTCAATTTCTCCTACACCACCTACTTGATTCCCGAAACTTTAAATTCAGGTCCGTGATTTTTTACCATTTTCCTCTGCATTCTATAAGGAGTGGTCCATTGAAACTCTCTTCAACTTCCAATATAATCTATATTTATTTCCTGTGAGTTTATTTGAAGCCAGAATTTCCTGCTTCATGTTTCAATCAAATGTAGCATTACAACAAATACAGAAGATCAACCAGTCAACTATCACCCACTAATACTCGGTCTTTCAAACTATCACAAAACCAATCTTCATCCCATTTTCCAAGAACAAACTAAAAGACAAGAAAAGTGGGATCAAGTACTTCTCCGTGTTTGGGATGGACAAACTCCCTCCTCTTTTCAACTTTCTTTGACAAACAGAACATGCATAGAAATCACTATTTACTTTGGACCTATTTCTTGAGTTCCAAATTCAGCCGCAACCAACTCAATATTACCACTTCCCATGCACAGCTCTGAAACTGATAGGACTTCTGAAAATGTGGAATGGATTTTCAAATGTTATGTTGATGAGTCGAGAGAATTAGGATGACGTGGAGATGGTTGCATTCAGTAAGAAGATGTAGGACTCCCAGAGAAGTTATACATAAGCATAAAATTTAGCGGTGATAGAGAGAAAATGGACAGAGCTGAGGAAAAATGGGCTCTGGGAACAGAAAAGAACGGCTGGGAAAACTGGTCAGGACATGGAGGAGAGCGTGAAGGCAGAGTTGCGGTGTATATTGCTGGATGGGGGAGTTGATGCTCCTATAGTCATCATTTGGGATCTCCACAAACTATTTGTAACATCTTTCCTCAATTTGCTAATGGAAATCCTTTATTTCCTGTCTACTCAGGGGTGCAGAAACACCTGCGCAGATCACAGGTGACATTTACAAGAATGGAGGGAAGTAGTACCCCCACGCAATTCAGTGATGGATGTAGACCTATCAGGAAGGGATAATAATCAGCTGAGTCACAATCAGCAGAATAGGTAATTACTGAATTTTGTTTAATATGTCCAACCATTGCTGCATCTAATTGTAGTCTGACTGACATTAGCTACTGAGGGAAAAAATACCAGACAGTGCATAGTAAGCTAACATTCTGCACCTTGAGTGGCTGGGGTGCGTTTTCATACACTAGTGTTCACCATCATTGAACCAACGTTTGATTATAGATGCAATAGATTGCTACTTCCCAGTTCCCATACACTAGTAGAAAAAAACTCCCAAGTGTGGAAAATGAATTCCAGGCTTTCAGACTCTTCATTCAAAAGGTGGCCATGAAATATACCAACTTTTAGCCTCTAAACAATCAATCAGATATTACTCCCACCTTTGTAGGGTAGTGAGGTTGTTTGacccttttctttttataacCGTGGTGTTCGAAACGGCTTGTGCGCATTTCCACCGCATTTCCACTAATTCTATCAACAACAGGTCACATAGGAAAAAAATCacaagtgtttttttttgtctcgGCTAGCAATTGAACCACTtggccacacccttgggtgcctCAAAAGAAACTTCTAGCCTCTAAACAAAATCAGAAATTCAGTGATCAGTAGTGCTGATGTTTTAAGCTTGTGTTATACAGAAAATCATGATTAAAAGAAGGTAAAATACCAAGAAATAAAACTATTACCAGCAAATATGAATGGCATTTTTATATAATCAGTAATCACAAAATTCAAGTGCAATGGTAGCAACTGTGCAGAAAATACAATCAACCCAATTTCAATCAAAGCACAAGAAAGCATTAATTAATTGAGTGAAAGTTACCCTGAGTCGTTAAAACTGACATTAGGCTCAGAAATCTGCATATTCAAATCGTCCGGCAGTAAAGACGGAGTAATTTGTTCAGGGTTTTGCGGCAATGGAGAAGGAGTAAAAAGTGGGCATGTTGGTACATGGTTGTTGCGCTGCAACATGTAGCTGTGTAATGGACAGTTGTGCGATATCTGAAAGTGTTGATGACGGTGACGGTGACGGTGATGGTGATGAGGATGATGACTCCATGGCTTTGCACCGACTGAAGAATTTTTCTCCATTGATGGCTTGGAGGTGTACTCTGAGTGTACCGCTTCTTTCTTATTATTTCGGGTCACGATATTGGGCTGTGAAGGTATATATTGGCAACTGGGCTATTACACAATAAAGCCCAAATATCCTGGACTCGGCCAATGATTAGACCATCCCGCCATTTAATGGTTCAGCCGATATGAGATTATACTGCTCCATTCGTCctattaccttttttttttttttacggtAATTTGTtttgacacaaaattttaaaataaaatatcatttaaaaacAATTAGAGTGAAGAATTAAAAACATACTTATTCAAACTATCAGGTGTGAGAGTTTCCTATTTGAAATATCACTATCATTCAAGTAGAAAAACAAACTAATAGTCAAGGTGTGTTTCGATAAATATTTGGTAATAGTTCAATAGTAAACTCGCACTCCTGACATTTTCGAATTCAATAATCAAGATactttaaatatgtttttgactATTACGTAGAATTTTGTGATATGTTTGACAAGATAtcaaatttatgtatattatatcATTTCTCAAGTCCTTTTTCTTTGCTCTTTATATCGTGGTCATCACCACTCCCCAACTTTTTTTTGAGGTTGGTGAAAAgttcattttaaaattcaaatccagcgtgaaaaattaattaattaaaagaatcCTTTCCAGCAAATTAAAgtcatcttctttctttttttttgagtaGCTACGAAGTCAAGTTAAATGCCAAACACACTAACAACAAAAGCAAGAAATTAACCAAGCTAACATATCACTTGACAGAAACTTTATTGGTGAAACTTAATCATTAAAACTACTGTTAATTTGACTTGAATTCTGAATATCTTTTATGAGTTTTGCTTATGATTTCACCGAAAAAGCTAGTAGTGCAATACGAGTAAAATCGATAGAATTCTCTCTTTAGTGTTTTCGTAAAGATTGTGATTACCCTTCTTTATCCATATAATATACATGTGAGTGTATATAAatcttttattataaatttatcatAGAACAACCTacttattgagaaaaaatatttttaaatttactaaCGAAAGAATCTTAGTGACTCAGTTGATTACTTTATTGATAAAGTTCAATTTTCCACCACATAATCTCTCCTTGATTTTCCCTTTCCTTACCCAACCAAAACTCCTTAATTTAAAGGAGGAAATCATATATCATGCATTTTCAAAATTCCACCAAATCTCAGTGAATATTATCCATTTCTATGCCATGCTTATGCTTTCAAAAATGGTAAATTTGGTCCCACAGAGTTGAAATTGAAGAGCAATATGAGGATTTTGCCATGTTTAAGTAGAAGACAAAATGATGAGTTTGTTTAGTGGTCACTGGCTAGTGGCATCTCAATTCCCCACCCACTTTAATTGGTGTATACAAGATAACATTCACCAATGCACCACCCATTTTTAGtccattcaaattatatatattaaataatttttttaaaatacatacCAAATTTAAACTAAAGTTATTGAGTTCGATTGAATCTATTAACCTTCCCACTCCTCGAAAAGCCGCACAATTAAATAAGAACGATCTTCACAAGTTTTATTGGTGTAGGAGTTGCCAAGCACAACCATGCGATGAATGATTGAGAAACTCATCTAACTGCTACAATGCGACGGCGGATGGAATAGACAAGCCAAGTTGGGTTTGAGTTTCGAATTCCTAAATTTAgcgtgaattattagttttatccTTAAATTATTGACAATCTTAAAAATACATTCTTATTTAACtaactaaatttaaatacaccTATATCCTTTGATATTGCATACACCTTCGATATTGATAATTTCTcgattttttattaagagtttcatgCTCTTACAAGAATTTGAAATTACTTTCTATGTCATGTAACAGATCGAGGTATAACtaaatttaattagttgaataaataagtatttttaaagCTATAAATTAATAAGGTGATGTTTTCAGTAGTTTGATATATCATAAATTCACAActta is part of the Solanum stenotomum isolate F172 chromosome 8, ASM1918654v1, whole genome shotgun sequence genome and encodes:
- the LOC125874494 gene encoding uncharacterized protein LOC125874494, with the translated sequence MEKNSSVGAKPWSHHPHHHHRHRHRHQHFQISHNCPLHSYMLQRNNHVPTCPLFTPSPLPQNPEQITPSLLPDDLNMQISEPNVSFNDSGMMQNEGENFEYEDEDEEEEPVFVLTDEWRDFFAKSEAKRRQAKKHAKKKGKGKITNGNTPALED